A genomic stretch from Pseudomonas alkylphenolica includes:
- a CDS encoding MerR family transcriptional regulator has protein sequence MLEPSHNDELPPIPGKRYFTIGEVSELCAVKPHVLRYWEQEFPQLNPVKRRGNRRYYQRQDVLMIRQIRALLYDQGFTIGGARLRLSGDEAKDDTTQYKQLIRQMIVELEDVLVVLKK, from the coding sequence ATGCTGGAACCAAGTCATAACGACGAGCTTCCGCCGATTCCAGGCAAACGCTACTTCACCATTGGTGAAGTGAGCGAGCTTTGTGCGGTAAAACCGCACGTGCTCCGCTACTGGGAGCAGGAATTCCCGCAACTCAACCCGGTGAAGCGCCGCGGTAACCGGCGGTACTATCAGCGCCAGGACGTGCTGATGATCCGCCAGATCCGCGCGCTGCTGTACGACCAGGGCTTCACCATCGGCGGGGCGCGTTTGCGCCTCTCTGGCGATGAAGCCAAGGACGACACCACCCAGTACAAACAGCTGATCCGGCAGATGATTGTCGAGTTGGAAGATGTGTTGGTGGTGCTGAAGAAGTAG
- the ihfA gene encoding integration host factor subunit alpha encodes MGALTKAEMAERLYEELGLNKREAKELVELFFEEIRHALEDNEQVKLSGFGNFDLRDKRQRPGRNPKTGEEIPITARRVVTFRPGQKLKARVEAYAGTKS; translated from the coding sequence ATGGGTGCTCTGACGAAAGCTGAGATGGCCGAACGGCTGTACGAGGAGCTGGGCCTGAACAAACGTGAAGCCAAGGAATTGGTTGAACTGTTCTTTGAGGAAATCAGGCACGCTCTGGAAGACAACGAGCAGGTCAAATTGTCCGGATTCGGCAATTTTGACCTGCGTGACAAACGCCAGCGGCCGGGCCGCAACCCCAAGACAGGGGAAGAGATCCCGATCACGGCGCGTCGAGTCGTCACCTTTCGTCCAGGGCAGAAGTTGAAAGCCCGAGTTGAGGCCTATGCTGGAACCAAGTCATAA
- a CDS encoding tyrosine-type recombinase/integrase gives MTGLYEKGGVWQIDKVYKGERIRESTGTGDREEAEQYLIHKLEKLRQQKVYGVRQIRTWEEAAMRYLLESKDQPSIHLTALCMKQLHPYLGHLPLTHIDDQALEPFIRDRQTEKVLEDGTVQRAVSNRTINIAIERAVRVLTLCARKWRDDDRRPWLDSVPMLKKLEEKKSSRKPYPMSWEEQSILFNELPGHLQTMALFKVNTGCRDQEVCKLRWDWEISVPELGTSVFLIPADFGGRHARSGVKNGDERLVVLNSVAKSIIEKQRGISREWVFPYNGTAMHRMNDSAWKKARVRAAKLWQEENLRPAHPGYASIRIHDLKHTFGRRLRAAGVTEEDRKSLLGHKNGSITSHYSGAELGKLIEAANMVSTTDSRGPVLTILKRKIG, from the coding sequence ATCACCGGCCTCTACGAGAAAGGTGGTGTCTGGCAAATCGACAAAGTCTATAAAGGGGAGCGAATTCGAGAGAGTACTGGAACTGGTGACCGGGAAGAGGCAGAGCAATACCTGATCCACAAACTGGAGAAGCTGCGTCAGCAGAAGGTGTACGGGGTTCGACAAATCAGGACGTGGGAGGAAGCCGCGATGCGCTACCTCCTTGAATCCAAGGATCAGCCGTCTATTCACCTCACCGCCCTGTGCATGAAGCAGCTTCACCCGTACCTGGGCCACTTGCCACTGACTCACATCGATGACCAGGCGCTGGAGCCCTTCATCAGGGATCGGCAGACAGAGAAAGTGCTCGAGGATGGCACCGTACAGAGGGCGGTGAGCAACCGGACGATCAACATTGCGATCGAGCGCGCGGTGCGGGTACTGACCCTCTGCGCGAGGAAGTGGCGGGATGATGATCGTCGGCCGTGGCTGGATAGCGTGCCGATGCTTAAGAAGCTTGAGGAAAAGAAGTCGAGCCGCAAGCCCTACCCGATGTCATGGGAAGAGCAGTCGATTCTGTTCAACGAGCTTCCTGGGCATTTGCAGACGATGGCCTTGTTCAAGGTGAACACGGGCTGCCGCGACCAGGAGGTATGCAAACTGCGATGGGATTGGGAGATTTCGGTGCCGGAACTTGGGACCAGTGTATTCCTGATCCCCGCTGACTTCGGCGGGAGGCACGCCCGGTCGGGCGTAAAGAATGGCGACGAGCGCCTGGTGGTATTGAACAGCGTGGCCAAGTCGATCATTGAGAAGCAGCGCGGTATCAGCCGGGAGTGGGTTTTCCCCTACAACGGCACTGCAATGCATCGGATGAACGATTCAGCCTGGAAGAAGGCGCGGGTGAGAGCGGCGAAACTCTGGCAGGAGGAAAACCTTCGCCCCGCTCACCCTGGGTACGCTTCGATCAGGATTCACGACTTGAAGCACACCTTCGGCCGCCGACTGCGGGCCGCAGGAGTAACTGAAGAGGATCGGAAGTCACTGCTCGGACACAAGAACGGCAGCATCACCAGTCATTACTCCGGCGCTGAGCTGGGCAAGCTGATTGAGGCTGCGAACATGGTATCAACAACCGACTCGCGTGGTCCGGTGTTGACGATATTGAAGAGGAAAATCGGATGA